One Deltaproteobacteria bacterium DNA window includes the following coding sequences:
- a CDS encoding response regulator encodes MSDTILVVDDDPIILGYLEAELKRNFFTPICVGTGAEALAHLDEAHIVFLDLKLPDMDGFEILARIRERTQPNSFIETIVMTGFGSQEVAIRALRMGAIDYIEKPIQLESFRASLGRAQEVISRKMNFTARDTILVIDDEKEIAEKLKRILEKEGYQALCCFNGNEGLDIITRKRIDVVVTDINMKEMSGLELLAQAKKLFPDIEVIMMTGQGGQELAIQSLRAGAMDYLPKPVNLDQLLLSVQKAIEKMRLLRSSLYRTRELKLSAEVVAKMNEEQEKIIAERTSKLNQTQASLVQTSKLATLGEMSAGMAHELNQPLGGISLIAQTMKKLKDRKALTDEELEKSLNDINHCVKRMTKIIQHVRTFARQETLKFIEVNVNETVESAIMLLGEQLRLHGIELKQNLDPSLPRIVGEPYQLEQVWINLLGNARDALDELGERRKEAKMEYSKQLCVTTWAEQDTVLVGVSDNGIGNSRENTKKVFSPFFSPHPGGKGGGVGVANFYGILGGEKGKIKNQREKKKRDKGSFQFSLNGGGGGR; translated from the coding sequence ATGAGTGATACCATACTGGTCGTAGACGACGACCCGATTATTTTGGGATATCTCGAAGCGGAGTTGAAAAGGAATTTCTTCACCCCGATTTGTGTGGGTACAGGTGCGGAGGCCTTGGCTCATCTGGATGAAGCCCACATTGTTTTTCTAGACCTCAAACTGCCCGACATGGACGGCTTCGAAATTCTGGCGCGGATCCGAGAGAGAACCCAACCCAATTCTTTTATCGAAACGATCGTCATGACCGGTTTTGGGAGCCAGGAGGTTGCCATTCGTGCCCTTCGCATGGGGGCCATCGACTATATCGAAAAACCCATCCAGCTCGAAAGTTTCCGTGCCTCGCTGGGAAGGGCACAGGAAGTGATTTCTCGGAAGATGAATTTTACCGCAAGAGACACCATCCTGGTGATCGACGACGAAAAAGAGATCGCGGAAAAACTGAAGCGCATTCTTGAAAAGGAAGGTTATCAGGCGCTTTGCTGTTTTAATGGGAATGAAGGATTGGACATCATCACCCGAAAAAGGATCGATGTTGTTGTCACCGACATCAATATGAAAGAGATGAGTGGACTCGAACTCCTCGCACAGGCCAAAAAACTTTTCCCTGACATTGAAGTGATCATGATGACAGGTCAGGGTGGCCAGGAGCTTGCCATTCAGAGCTTGCGTGCCGGGGCTATGGATTATCTGCCGAAGCCGGTTAATCTGGATCAGCTCTTGTTGTCGGTGCAGAAAGCCATCGAAAAAATGAGGCTGCTTCGCAGCTCCCTGTACCGCACGCGAGAGTTGAAACTTTCTGCCGAAGTGGTGGCCAAGATGAACGAAGAGCAGGAGAAGATCATTGCGGAACGAACCTCCAAGTTGAACCAGACGCAGGCCAGTCTGGTTCAGACTTCAAAACTGGCGACGCTGGGAGAGATGAGTGCCGGTATGGCGCATGAGTTGAACCAGCCGCTGGGCGGGATTTCACTTATTGCGCAGACGATGAAAAAGCTTAAGGACAGGAAGGCATTGACGGACGAGGAGTTGGAAAAATCACTCAACGATATCAATCACTGTGTCAAGCGGATGACCAAAATCATCCAGCATGTGCGCACTTTCGCCAGACAGGAGACTCTGAAATTTATTGAGGTGAATGTGAATGAGACCGTCGAGTCGGCCATCATGTTGCTTGGGGAGCAGCTGCGCTTGCATGGCATCGAGCTGAAACAGAATTTAGATCCCTCCCTGCCCAGGATAGTCGGAGAGCCGTACCAGCTCGAACAGGTCTGGATCAATCTGCTGGGCAATGCACGGGATGCCCTGGATGAGCTGGGGGAGAGGCGCAAGGAAGCGAAAATGGAGTATAGCAAGCAGCTCTGTGTGACTACGTGGGCCGAGCAGGACACAGTCCTCGTTGGGGTAAGCGACAATGGAATCGGGAACTCCAGGGAAAACACCAAAAAGGTTTTTTCGCCATTTTTTTCGCCCCACCCGGGGGGAAAAGGGGGGGGGGTTGGGGTGGCCAATTTTTATGGTATTTTGGGGGGGGAAAAGGGGAAAATTAAAAACCAGAGAGAAAAAAAAAAAAGGGACAAGGGGTCTTTCCAATTTTCTTTAAACGGGGGGGGGGGGGGACGGTAA